Proteins found in one Armatimonadota bacterium genomic segment:
- a CDS encoding L-fuculose kinase codes for MSPQVYIAFDLGAESGRAVAGIYDGHRLELKTLHRFPNTPLRLPDALTWNVLRQYAEILQGIALTVREYGEAVRSVGVDTWGVDFGLLDARGTLLTNPVHYRDHRTDGIMENVQAMVGADTIYDYTGIQFMPINTLYQLVAVQQQHPGLLDLADKMLMMPDLFHYWLSGAKVSERTIASTSQMMDARTGQWALDLLRHVGLPVHFLPEIVPPGTRLGKLRKAVVEETGAQNVEVIAPGSHDTASAVAAVPATTGSDFAYISSGTWSLMGVELPEPLINAHTRTLNFTNEGGVHHTIRFLRNIMGLWLVQECRRAYAREGQEYTYEQLTQLASEAEPFRAVIDPDDRRFLNPSNMLQAIREYCESTGQPAPETPGQFVRCCLESLALRYRWVLEQLESLLGKRLEVIHVVGGGTQNRLLCQFTADACHRTVLAGPVEATAAGNVMLQMIALGELRGVSEGRELIRRSTEIVEYAPRDPEAWNAAYERFLGLLE; via the coding sequence GCCTTCGATCTGGGTGCTGAGAGCGGACGCGCGGTGGCGGGAATCTACGATGGACATCGCCTGGAGCTGAAAACCCTGCACCGTTTCCCCAACACGCCGCTGCGCCTGCCCGATGCGCTTACCTGGAACGTGTTGCGACAGTATGCGGAGATTCTGCAGGGGATCGCCCTGACCGTGCGCGAGTACGGCGAGGCGGTGCGTTCCGTAGGGGTGGACACCTGGGGCGTGGACTTTGGTCTACTGGACGCGCGAGGCACTTTGTTGACCAATCCCGTGCACTACCGCGACCACCGCACCGACGGTATCATGGAGAATGTACAGGCAATGGTCGGTGCAGATACTATCTACGACTACACAGGTATCCAGTTCATGCCTATCAACACCCTGTACCAGCTGGTAGCAGTGCAACAACAACATCCTGGGCTACTGGACCTGGCGGACAAGATGCTGATGATGCCCGACCTGTTCCACTACTGGCTGAGCGGGGCCAAGGTGAGCGAGCGCACCATTGCCAGCACTTCGCAGATGATGGACGCGCGCACCGGCCAGTGGGCGCTGGATTTGCTCAGGCATGTGGGGCTTCCTGTGCACTTCCTGCCGGAGATTGTGCCGCCGGGCACGCGATTGGGCAAACTACGCAAAGCAGTGGTGGAGGAAACAGGCGCACAGAACGTGGAGGTAATCGCACCGGGCAGTCACGATACTGCTTCCGCGGTAGCTGCTGTGCCCGCGACAACTGGCAGCGATTTTGCTTATATCAGCAGCGGCACCTGGTCACTGATGGGTGTGGAGTTGCCCGAACCGTTGATTAACGCTCATACACGCACGCTGAACTTCACCAACGAAGGCGGCGTACACCACACGATACGGTTCTTGCGCAACATCATGGGGCTGTGGCTGGTGCAGGAATGCCGTCGCGCCTACGCTCGCGAGGGACAGGAATACACCTACGAACAGCTCACCCAGCTGGCATCGGAGGCAGAACCTTTCCGTGCAGTGATAGACCCCGACGACCGTCGGTTCCTGAACCCATCCAACATGTTGCAAGCTATTCGCGAGTACTGCGAAAGCACCGGACAGCCCGCGCCGGAGACACCCGGGCAGTTTGTGCGGTGTTGTTTAGAGAGCCTTGCCCTGCGTTACCGCTGGGTGCTGGAACAGCTGGAGAGCCTGCTGGGGAAGCGGCTGGAGGTCATCCACGTCGTCGGTGGAGGCACCCAGAACCGCCTGCTCTGCCAGTTCACCGCCGACGCCTGCCATCGCACCGTGCTGGCAGGTCCCGTAGAGGCAACGGCGGCGGGCAACGTGATGCTGCAGATGATTGCGCTGGGCGAGCTGCGAGGCGTGAGCGAGGGGCGCGAGCTCATCCGTCGC